A part of Notolabrus celidotus isolate fNotCel1 chromosome 21, fNotCel1.pri, whole genome shotgun sequence genomic DNA contains:
- the LOC117804788 gene encoding uncharacterized protein LOC117804788 isoform X5 has product MEKNIPDRGSNSKGPPVRGSLASFNVERKRIQNTNDGGRQSGPHQHHVSASFFSSKPSKDDVSPAEDIECFNRRTLAFVTEKIELYQKTQPVKRDGQTSSTIVASSPTAVAAQAVGEHISKSCKENAHPTPESKEAGDCETSVSKKHSTEYPQIVREVAATSKRNEDESPHTATTVPGVTLDEPAEKRHTSKLDCNSSQEKSESLWLDINKAVDVMDQLPGVSGASKHTTEDQLARSIEPVDGVRLNHVHGVANVLEKLQTKLVPKKITFEPLSCNDHPQQHNENIEIAPQSSSDYVRGVITHSKLNLSIDIIQINDDLSVSTSQSEQLGNRGKWDFLSEGAGSVYSQADLSMSLNGSKVQERTGRLAGMNEEVFAINTVKNPEYEDISDDSQTQAVGEEAFAKKVLKTDYEDISDDGDTSQPATKLCYTHFEELSVPPRFEDIKYENISEDENSVSENVAERKPSLLFSSQVTKLTSEQMLCSDRQGLAQMKQENIPRDELTEKPVSPKTVLSDKAHCSSHSVCNDSDDGKKSVLCSSALLKIDNEFDEDSDDDWIVIPITISGLRYEPESEDQEGLEKVQLDDDEQEITEIQCNREQPLWPGPKPEATCPFSKMEVFETVDSFEQATEIHIIDKFEVPSCWSAPEHEVDYDGEPHVPQKRMGQYPESEDTCDTEDSCDYPSESQLNHMTVCEPFSKQSPTPPNPPPNVTVQETEGEQDKVTNGQTLNLNTIKERLHKIIQATRNIKQKTNGQSISSKTDTPSLESDSDGERDQRRRKKVKRKRRTRLSSDSSESKAELESAQHETEKHNTLNKGPIVIGSDLEDKINRSRKKRARRRLYSSTSEDRGDQTSIDQAAPQQQSTHHDEEMRETIQELCSDQQIETDADSESIQHITDRHKILNGPIILGSDSEDESNQNCKKEAKRRRLSLSSSMYKSDPTCIDQLQPQQQSKLHDEEFEGASSSKADSEPAQLKADIQKISTQENVIILSSDSDDDSDITYEKQNKARLVTSELADCHDTSVEQIIPSPEAIESKTAEVKRKETTLPPANSSLQQHLSNLHATQKNKTKQNMCSDLTQRGSGQQMKAKNNFENVHPKSNRQSVSEESERLTDADKELRRKHRCKRAAHKKRILSSSSEDSSSDTFCATEEILSPEPKDYRCVTATKKPENNRPSSEDSSKRQHQSMNRGTDFVRGSNPLLPRPLVSNSDQLNCRLKLQSSNVREKTMQYLNKSKKVQATVAKRPSVLRQFSLPNHLGLSTSNSITTSTCGPPTEARRSSVSPSGLPLSGMSREASTSAYLPRSKQSTSPPGQHLTSAKAQRSRSHSGPSTSNQLCSPTEGSSYSIPQPTRTKIMKDWEKSFPNKGERRRKKMRSGVRDNLGTTNDDSSREVRPGPSPSVLSGTARLVPSRSDFLRDARPGLSYLDPAMESRPGTGCFDSSREARPESMGRKRRARQRKKSPENTAPLMKKTRDYYMQLPKPARKPARKQSCLVGGNYKWRERTKGPFREGKQS; this is encoded by the exons atggaaaaaaatattccAGATC GTGGAAGTAACAGCAAAGGACCACCAGTTAGAGGCTCTTTAGCTTCTTTTAATGTTGAACGGAAAAGaatacaaaacacaaatgatggaGGAAGACAATCTGGCCCTCATCAGCACCATGTATCTGCTTCGTTTTTCAGCAGTAAACCATCAAAAGATGATGTCTCACCAGCCGAAGATATTGAATGTTTTAATAGAAGAACATTAGCCTTCGTCACTGAAAAAATCGAGCTGTATCAGAAAACGCAGCCTGTCAAAAGGGACGGACAAACTTCTTCTACCATCGTTGCCAGTTCCCCTACTGCTGTGGCTGCACAAGCAGTTGGAGAGCACATTTCAAAGAGCTGCAAAGAAAATGCTCATCCCACTCCAGAGTCCAAAGAGGCAGGAGATTGTGAAACATCTGTGTCGAAGAAGCATTCAACAG AGTATCCACAAATTGTGCGAGAAGTTGCTGCCACTTCCAAAAGGAATGAAGATGAGAGTCCTCATACTGCGACTACAGTACCTGGAGTGACCTTGGATGAACCGGCTGAGAAACGACACACTTCAAAACTTGACTGCAACTCTTCCCAAGAAAAAAGCGAGTCTCTCTGGTTGGATATCAACAAGGCAGTGGATGTCATGGACCAGCTGCCTGGTGTTTCTGGGGCTTCTAAACACACCACAGAGGATCAACTGGCTAGAAGCATAGAACCCGTAGATGGAGTAAGGTTAAACCATGTGCATGGTGTGGCTAATGTCCTAGAGAAGCTCCAAACCAAGTTGGTACCTAAGAAGATAACTTTTGAACCTCTGTCATGCAATGATCATCCACAgcaacacaatgaaaacattGAGATAGCCCCACAGAGTTCTAGTGATTATGTTCGGGGAGTTATTACACATTCCAAGCTGAATTTGTCTATTGACATAATTCAGATTAATGATGATCTGTCAGTTTCCACAAGTCAGAGTGAACAGCTGGGAAACAGAGGAAAGTGGGACTTTTTAAGTGAGGGTGCTGGCTCTGTGTATTCACAAGCTGATTTGAGCATGTCACTCAATGGAAGCAAAGTCCAAGAACGCACTGGCCGATTGGCAGGCATGAATGAGGAAGTTTTTGCCATAAATACTGTAAAAAATCCAGAATATGAAGACATTTCAGATGATAGTCAGACACAAGCTGTGGGCGAGGAAGCATTTGCTAAAAAAGTTCTTAAGACTGACTATGAAGACATCTCAGATGATGGGGACACATCACAGCCAGCCACAAAACTCTGTTACACTCACTTTGAGGAACTGAGCGTCCCCCCACGTTTTGAAGACATTAAGTATGAAAATATAAGTGAAGATGAAAACTCAGTGAGTGAGAACGTGGCGGAAAGAAAGCCTTCACTTTTGTTCAGTTCACAAGTAACAAAACTAACCAGCGAACAAATGCTGTGTAGTGATCGGCAGGGTTTGGCTCAGATGAAACAAGAAAACATTCCACGTGACGAACTTACCGAAAAGCCAGTTTCACCAAAGACTGTATTGTCTGATAAAGCACACTGTAGCTCTCATTCAGTTTGTAATGACTCTGATGATGGGAAGAAGTCTGTCTTATGCAGCTCTGCTCTTTTGAAAATTGATAACGAGTTTGATGAAGACAGTGATGATGACTGGATAGTTATACCTATAACAATTTCTGGCCTCAGATATGAACCAGAAAGTGAAGACCAGGAAGGTTTAGAAAAAGTCCAGCTTGATGATGATGAACAAGAAATTACAGAAATACAATGCAACAGAGAACAACCCCTTTGGCCAGGTCCAAAACCAGAAGCTACTTGTCCTTTTTCTAAGATGGAGGTGTTTGAAACAGTTGATAGCTTTGAACAAGCCACAGAGATACATATAATAGATAAATTTGAGGTCCCATCATGCTGGAGTGCACCTGAGCATGAAGTGGACTATGATGGAGAACCTCATGTACCTCAGAAACGTATGGGGCAGTATCCTGAGAGTGAAGATACCTGTGACACTGAAGACAGCTGTGattatccatctgaatcacaaCTCAACCACATGACTGTCTGTGAGCCATTTTCCAAGCAGAGTCCGACACCTCCAAACCCACCTCCAAATGTTACTGTCcaggaaacagagggagaaCAGGATAAGGTAACAAATGGTCAAACCTTAAACTTAAACACTATTAAAGAAAGACTTCATAAGATAATACAAGCCACCAGAAACATCAAACAGAAGACAAATGGACAGAGTATTTCAAGCAAGACTGACACACCATCCCTGGAGTCTGACTCGGACGGTGAAAGAGAccaaagaaggagaaagaaggtgaagaggaagaggagaacacGTTTAAGCTCAGACAGCTCTGAAAGCAAAGCTGAACTTGAATCTGCTCAACacgagacagaaaaacacaatactCTAAACAAAGGTCCAATAGTTATTGGATCAGATTTGGAGGACAAAATTAATCGATCCCGCAAAAAGAGAGCAAGGAGGAGATTATACTCTTCAACTTCAGAGGACCGAGGAGATCAAACATCTATTGACCAAGCAGCACCACAGCAGCAGTCTACACATCATGATGAAGAGATGAGAGAAACCATACAGGAGCTTTGCTCTGACCAGCAGATTGAAACCGACGCTGACTCAGAGTCTATCCAGCATATAACAGACAGGCACAAGATATTAAATGGTCCAATTATTCTTGGTTCTGACTCAGAGGATGAAAGTAATCAAAACTGCAAAAAGGAGGCAAAGAGAAGGAGATTGTCCTTATCCAGCTCAATGTACAAAAGTGACCCCACCTGTATTGACCAACTACAACCGCAGCAGCAATCCAAACTTCATGATGAAGAGTTTGAAGGAGCCTCGAGCTCCAAAGCCGACTCTGAGCCTGCTCAACTAAAGGCAGACATTCAAAAGATTTCAACTCAAGAAAATGTTATAATCCTTTCATCTGACTCGGATGATGACAGCGACATTACCTATGAAAAGCAAAACAAGGCAAGATTAGTAACCTCAGAGTTAGCAGACTGTCATGACACAAGTGTTGAACAAATTATACCCTCACCTGAGGCCATTGAGTCTAAAACTGCAGAAGTAAAACGCAAAGAAACCACGCTGCCTCCTGCAAACTCATCACTGCAACAACACTTATCTAACCTTCATGCTACacagaagaacaaaacaaagcagaacatgtGCTCTGACTTGACTCAGAGAGGGAGTGGACAGCAAATGAAAGCTAAAAATAACTTTGAGAATGTTCATCCCAAAAGCAACAGACAATCAGTTTCAGAAGAAAGTGAAAGGTTAACAGATGCTGACAAAGAGCTTAGAAGAAAACATCGTTGCAAAAGAGCAGCTCATAAAAAGAGAATTCTGTCATCAAGTTCAGAGGACAGTAGCAGTGATACCTTTTGTGCCACAGAGGAGATACTTTCACCTGAACCTAAGGACTATCGCTGTGTCACTGCCACCAAGAAGCCTGAAAATAACAGACCATCATCTGAAGACTCGTCAAAAAGACAGCACCAGTCAATGAACAGGGGAACAGACTTTGTTCGGGGTTCTAATCCTTTACTTCCTCGTCCTTTGGTTTCAAACTCTGATCAACTCAACTGCCGCTTGAAACTCCAGAGCAGCAATGTCAGAGAGAAGACTATGCAGTATttgaacaaaagcaaaaaggTTCAGGCCACTGTAGCAAAACGTCCTTCGGTTTTAAGACAATTTTCATTGCCTAACCATTTAGGCCTGTCTACTTCTAACAGTATTACCACTTCTACATGTGGACCACCAACTGAAGCGAGACGAAGCTCAGTCTCCCCAAGTGGTTTGCCTTTGTCTGGTATGTCCAGAGAAGCCTCAACCTCGGCTTATCTTCCTAGATCCAAGCAGAGTACATCTCCACCTGGACAACATTTGACCTCTGCTAAAGCACAGCGGTCTCGCTCTCATAGTGGCCCTTCAACATCAAATCAACTTTGCAGTCCTACTGAGGGTTCATCATACTCGATCCCACAACCTACGAGGACCAAAATAATGAAGGACTGGGAGAAAAGCTTCCCAAATaagggagaaagaagaagaaaaaaaatgagatcAGGGGTGAGGGACAACTTGGGAACCACAAATGATGACTCATCTAGGGAAGTCAGACCGGGACCTAGTCCTTCTGTTTTGTCAGGGACAGCCAGACTAGTACCTAGTCGCAGTGATTTTTTGAGGGATGCTAGGCCAGGACTTAGTTACCTTGATCCAGCAATGGAATCTAGACCAGGAACTGGTTGCTTTGATTCATCAAGGGAAGCTAGACCAGAATCCATGGGCCGCAAGAGGAGAGCCAGGCAGAGGAAAAAGTCCCCTGAGAATACAGCCCCACTGATGAAGAAGACCAGAGATTACTACATGCAGCTGCCAAAGCCTGCAAGGAAGCCTGCAAGGaaacaaa GTTGCCTTGTGGGTGGAAATTACAAGTGGAGAGAGCGAACGAAAG GACCCTTCAGGGAGGGTAAGCAGAGTTGA
- the LOC117804788 gene encoding uncharacterized protein LOC117804788 isoform X3 — protein MVATQYPEELRLAHTPSHHLQGNTQSQQNLHRVLPQTESQPGLVMAQQLEISTQNVSSNFGPKSNTNKGLWQRQHPNSACQAHVSSAARKDDSLGITTETFSFQHQCSLTKNKKTTSLLHALMEKNIPDRGSNSKGPPVRGSLASFNVERKRIQNTNDGGRQSGPHQHHVSASFFSSKPSKDDVSPAEDIECFNRRTLAFVTEKIELYQKTQPVKRDGQTSSTIVASSPTAVAAQAVGEHISKSCKENAHPTPESKEAGDCETSVSKKHSTEYPQIVREVAATSKRNEDESPHTATTVPGVTLDEPAEKRHTSKLDCNSSQEKSESLWLDINKAVDVMDQLPGVSGASKHTTEDQLARSIEPVDGVRLNHVHGVANVLEKLQTKLVPKKITFEPLSCNDHPQQHNENIEIAPQSSSDYVRGVITHSKLNLSIDIIQINDDLSVSTSQSEQLGNRGKWDFLSEGAGSVYSQADLSMSLNGSKVQERTGRLAGMNEEVFAINTVKNPEYEDISDDSQTQAVGEEAFAKKVLKTDYEDISDDGDTSQPATKLCYTHFEELSVPPRFEDIKYENISEDENSVSENVAERKPSLLFSSQVTKLTSEQMLCSDRQGLAQMKQENIPRDELTEKPVSPKTVLSDKAHCSSHSVCNDSDDGKKSVLCSSALLKIDNEFDEDSDDDWIVIPITISGLRYEPESEDQEGLEKVQLDDDEQEITEIQCNREQPLWPGPKPEATCPFSKMEVFETVDSFEQATEIHIIDKFEVPSCWSAPEHEVDYDGEPHVPQKRMGQYPESEDTCDTEDSCDYPSESQLNHMTVCEPFSKQSPTPPNPPPNVTVQETEGEQDKVTNGQTLNLNTIKERLHKIIQATRNIKQKTNGQSISSKTDTPSLESDSDGERDQRRRKKVKRKRRTRLSSDSSESKAELESAQHETEKHNTLNKGPIVIGSDLEDKINRSRKKRARRRLYSSTSEDRGDQTSIDQAAPQQQSTHHDEEMRETIQELCSDQQIETDADSESIQHITDRHKILNGPIILGSDSEDESNQNCKKEAKRRRLSLSSSMYKSDPTCIDQLQPQQQSKLHDEEFEGASSSKADSEPAQLKADIQKISTQENVIILSSDSDDDSDITYEKQNKARLVTSELADCHDTSVEQIIPSPEAIESKTAEVKRKETTLPPANSSLQQHLSNLHATQKNKTKQNMCSDLTQRGSGQQMKAKNNFENVHPKSNRQSVSEESERLTDADKELRRKHRCKRAAHKKRILSSSSEDSSSDTFCATEEILSPEPKDYRCVTATKKPENNRPSSEDSSKRQHQSMNRGTDFVRGSNPLLPRPLVSNSDQLNCRLKLQSSNVREKTMQYLNKSKKVQATVAKRPSVLRQFSLPNHLGLSTSNSITTSTCGPPTEARRSSVSPSGLPLSGMSREASTSAYLPRSKQSTSPPGQHLTSAKAQRSRSHSGPSTSNQLCSPTEGSSYSIPQPTRTKIMKDWEKSFPNKGERRRKKMRSGVRDNLGTTNDDSSREVRPGPSPSVLSGTARLVPSRSDFLRDARPGLSYLDPAMESRPGTGCFDSSREARPESMGRKRRARQRKKSPENTAPLMKKTRDYYMQLPKPARKPARKQSCLVGGNYKWRERTKGPFREGKQS, from the exons ATGGTAGCAACTCAATATCCTGAGGAGCTTCGACTGGCGCACACTCCATCCCACCATCTGCAAGGCAATACACAATCACAACAGAATCTCCACAGAGTGCTTCCCCAAACTGAGTCACAGCCAGGGTTAGTTATGGCACAACAATTGGAGATTTCTACGCAAAATGTGAGCAGTAATTTTGGGCCAAAAAGTAACACAAATAAGGGACTGTGGCAAAGACAACATCCAAATTCTGCCTGCCAAGCTCATGTCAGTTCTGCAGCACGTAAGGATGACAGTCTTGGAATTACAactgagacattttcttttcagcaTCAGTGTTCTTTGACTAAGAACAAGAAGACGACATCCTTGCTGCATGCcttaatggaaaaaaatattccAGATC GTGGAAGTAACAGCAAAGGACCACCAGTTAGAGGCTCTTTAGCTTCTTTTAATGTTGAACGGAAAAGaatacaaaacacaaatgatggaGGAAGACAATCTGGCCCTCATCAGCACCATGTATCTGCTTCGTTTTTCAGCAGTAAACCATCAAAAGATGATGTCTCACCAGCCGAAGATATTGAATGTTTTAATAGAAGAACATTAGCCTTCGTCACTGAAAAAATCGAGCTGTATCAGAAAACGCAGCCTGTCAAAAGGGACGGACAAACTTCTTCTACCATCGTTGCCAGTTCCCCTACTGCTGTGGCTGCACAAGCAGTTGGAGAGCACATTTCAAAGAGCTGCAAAGAAAATGCTCATCCCACTCCAGAGTCCAAAGAGGCAGGAGATTGTGAAACATCTGTGTCGAAGAAGCATTCAACAG AGTATCCACAAATTGTGCGAGAAGTTGCTGCCACTTCCAAAAGGAATGAAGATGAGAGTCCTCATACTGCGACTACAGTACCTGGAGTGACCTTGGATGAACCGGCTGAGAAACGACACACTTCAAAACTTGACTGCAACTCTTCCCAAGAAAAAAGCGAGTCTCTCTGGTTGGATATCAACAAGGCAGTGGATGTCATGGACCAGCTGCCTGGTGTTTCTGGGGCTTCTAAACACACCACAGAGGATCAACTGGCTAGAAGCATAGAACCCGTAGATGGAGTAAGGTTAAACCATGTGCATGGTGTGGCTAATGTCCTAGAGAAGCTCCAAACCAAGTTGGTACCTAAGAAGATAACTTTTGAACCTCTGTCATGCAATGATCATCCACAgcaacacaatgaaaacattGAGATAGCCCCACAGAGTTCTAGTGATTATGTTCGGGGAGTTATTACACATTCCAAGCTGAATTTGTCTATTGACATAATTCAGATTAATGATGATCTGTCAGTTTCCACAAGTCAGAGTGAACAGCTGGGAAACAGAGGAAAGTGGGACTTTTTAAGTGAGGGTGCTGGCTCTGTGTATTCACAAGCTGATTTGAGCATGTCACTCAATGGAAGCAAAGTCCAAGAACGCACTGGCCGATTGGCAGGCATGAATGAGGAAGTTTTTGCCATAAATACTGTAAAAAATCCAGAATATGAAGACATTTCAGATGATAGTCAGACACAAGCTGTGGGCGAGGAAGCATTTGCTAAAAAAGTTCTTAAGACTGACTATGAAGACATCTCAGATGATGGGGACACATCACAGCCAGCCACAAAACTCTGTTACACTCACTTTGAGGAACTGAGCGTCCCCCCACGTTTTGAAGACATTAAGTATGAAAATATAAGTGAAGATGAAAACTCAGTGAGTGAGAACGTGGCGGAAAGAAAGCCTTCACTTTTGTTCAGTTCACAAGTAACAAAACTAACCAGCGAACAAATGCTGTGTAGTGATCGGCAGGGTTTGGCTCAGATGAAACAAGAAAACATTCCACGTGACGAACTTACCGAAAAGCCAGTTTCACCAAAGACTGTATTGTCTGATAAAGCACACTGTAGCTCTCATTCAGTTTGTAATGACTCTGATGATGGGAAGAAGTCTGTCTTATGCAGCTCTGCTCTTTTGAAAATTGATAACGAGTTTGATGAAGACAGTGATGATGACTGGATAGTTATACCTATAACAATTTCTGGCCTCAGATATGAACCAGAAAGTGAAGACCAGGAAGGTTTAGAAAAAGTCCAGCTTGATGATGATGAACAAGAAATTACAGAAATACAATGCAACAGAGAACAACCCCTTTGGCCAGGTCCAAAACCAGAAGCTACTTGTCCTTTTTCTAAGATGGAGGTGTTTGAAACAGTTGATAGCTTTGAACAAGCCACAGAGATACATATAATAGATAAATTTGAGGTCCCATCATGCTGGAGTGCACCTGAGCATGAAGTGGACTATGATGGAGAACCTCATGTACCTCAGAAACGTATGGGGCAGTATCCTGAGAGTGAAGATACCTGTGACACTGAAGACAGCTGTGattatccatctgaatcacaaCTCAACCACATGACTGTCTGTGAGCCATTTTCCAAGCAGAGTCCGACACCTCCAAACCCACCTCCAAATGTTACTGTCcaggaaacagagggagaaCAGGATAAGGTAACAAATGGTCAAACCTTAAACTTAAACACTATTAAAGAAAGACTTCATAAGATAATACAAGCCACCAGAAACATCAAACAGAAGACAAATGGACAGAGTATTTCAAGCAAGACTGACACACCATCCCTGGAGTCTGACTCGGACGGTGAAAGAGAccaaagaaggagaaagaaggtgaagaggaagaggagaacacGTTTAAGCTCAGACAGCTCTGAAAGCAAAGCTGAACTTGAATCTGCTCAACacgagacagaaaaacacaatactCTAAACAAAGGTCCAATAGTTATTGGATCAGATTTGGAGGACAAAATTAATCGATCCCGCAAAAAGAGAGCAAGGAGGAGATTATACTCTTCAACTTCAGAGGACCGAGGAGATCAAACATCTATTGACCAAGCAGCACCACAGCAGCAGTCTACACATCATGATGAAGAGATGAGAGAAACCATACAGGAGCTTTGCTCTGACCAGCAGATTGAAACCGACGCTGACTCAGAGTCTATCCAGCATATAACAGACAGGCACAAGATATTAAATGGTCCAATTATTCTTGGTTCTGACTCAGAGGATGAAAGTAATCAAAACTGCAAAAAGGAGGCAAAGAGAAGGAGATTGTCCTTATCCAGCTCAATGTACAAAAGTGACCCCACCTGTATTGACCAACTACAACCGCAGCAGCAATCCAAACTTCATGATGAAGAGTTTGAAGGAGCCTCGAGCTCCAAAGCCGACTCTGAGCCTGCTCAACTAAAGGCAGACATTCAAAAGATTTCAACTCAAGAAAATGTTATAATCCTTTCATCTGACTCGGATGATGACAGCGACATTACCTATGAAAAGCAAAACAAGGCAAGATTAGTAACCTCAGAGTTAGCAGACTGTCATGACACAAGTGTTGAACAAATTATACCCTCACCTGAGGCCATTGAGTCTAAAACTGCAGAAGTAAAACGCAAAGAAACCACGCTGCCTCCTGCAAACTCATCACTGCAACAACACTTATCTAACCTTCATGCTACacagaagaacaaaacaaagcagaacatgtGCTCTGACTTGACTCAGAGAGGGAGTGGACAGCAAATGAAAGCTAAAAATAACTTTGAGAATGTTCATCCCAAAAGCAACAGACAATCAGTTTCAGAAGAAAGTGAAAGGTTAACAGATGCTGACAAAGAGCTTAGAAGAAAACATCGTTGCAAAAGAGCAGCTCATAAAAAGAGAATTCTGTCATCAAGTTCAGAGGACAGTAGCAGTGATACCTTTTGTGCCACAGAGGAGATACTTTCACCTGAACCTAAGGACTATCGCTGTGTCACTGCCACCAAGAAGCCTGAAAATAACAGACCATCATCTGAAGACTCGTCAAAAAGACAGCACCAGTCAATGAACAGGGGAACAGACTTTGTTCGGGGTTCTAATCCTTTACTTCCTCGTCCTTTGGTTTCAAACTCTGATCAACTCAACTGCCGCTTGAAACTCCAGAGCAGCAATGTCAGAGAGAAGACTATGCAGTATttgaacaaaagcaaaaaggTTCAGGCCACTGTAGCAAAACGTCCTTCGGTTTTAAGACAATTTTCATTGCCTAACCATTTAGGCCTGTCTACTTCTAACAGTATTACCACTTCTACATGTGGACCACCAACTGAAGCGAGACGAAGCTCAGTCTCCCCAAGTGGTTTGCCTTTGTCTGGTATGTCCAGAGAAGCCTCAACCTCGGCTTATCTTCCTAGATCCAAGCAGAGTACATCTCCACCTGGACAACATTTGACCTCTGCTAAAGCACAGCGGTCTCGCTCTCATAGTGGCCCTTCAACATCAAATCAACTTTGCAGTCCTACTGAGGGTTCATCATACTCGATCCCACAACCTACGAGGACCAAAATAATGAAGGACTGGGAGAAAAGCTTCCCAAATaagggagaaagaagaagaaaaaaaatgagatcAGGGGTGAGGGACAACTTGGGAACCACAAATGATGACTCATCTAGGGAAGTCAGACCGGGACCTAGTCCTTCTGTTTTGTCAGGGACAGCCAGACTAGTACCTAGTCGCAGTGATTTTTTGAGGGATGCTAGGCCAGGACTTAGTTACCTTGATCCAGCAATGGAATCTAGACCAGGAACTGGTTGCTTTGATTCATCAAGGGAAGCTAGACCAGAATCCATGGGCCGCAAGAGGAGAGCCAGGCAGAGGAAAAAGTCCCCTGAGAATACAGCCCCACTGATGAAGAAGACCAGAGATTACTACATGCAGCTGCCAAAGCCTGCAAGGAAGCCTGCAAGGaaacaaa GTTGCCTTGTGGGTGGAAATTACAAGTGGAGAGAGCGAACGAAAG GACCCTTCAGGGAGGGTAAGCAGAGTTGA